From the genome of Monomorium pharaonis isolate MP-MQ-018 chromosome 2, ASM1337386v2, whole genome shotgun sequence, one region includes:
- the LOC105828427 gene encoding nucleoside diphosphate-linked moiety X motif 19-like, translated as MKAWQEASSLILAARHGQTYGRVASPAVHNYKLLCLKRHQKSSFMPGLYVFPGGAVDPADANLKWRKHFTAFGLGDDKLASLVPRTVSRPQIFRSRENELLREISLRITAIRETFEECGILICRRDRDGGAHSGWAEHVAVPQGELQTWQSKVHEDATEFFNLCQRYECYPDLWALHEWRNWLTPTAVYEKRFDTAFYLACLPDVPHAEYEAKEMEDLKWDTPEKLSTMGITFPPPQQYEIARMTKVKSIDELLDIAVERNKEGSQLYLPISVYLKDGVMHVLPSDTMYPKKVELFEKQTIDKSDITTEEFQKISPFKNRTEFLDTQINVIFTDNGEDNRVSFPLPGYSKIAYGKEEPKNKL; from the exons ATGAAGGCCTGGCAGGAAGCGTCGAGTTTGATATTAGCAGCACGGCACGGGCAAACGTACGGTCGTGTGGCGTCGCCTGCAGTT CACAATTACAAGCTGCTATGCCTCAAGCGTCATCAAAAGTCGAGTTTCATGCCCGGGCTCTACGTATTCCCGGGCGGCGCGGTGGATCCAGCCGATGCCAATTTGAAATGGCGCAAGCACTTCACCGCCTTCGGCCTGGGGGACGACAAGCTCGCGTCTCTGGTGCCAAGGACCGTGTCGCGGCCGCAGATCTTTCGTTCGAGGGAGAACGAGCTACTTAGAGAGATCTCGCTACGCATCACGGCGATTCGCGAGACCTTCGAGGAATGCGGGATACTGATATGCCGGCGTGACAGAGACGGCGGAGCTCATTCCGGCTGGGCCGAGCACGTGGCAG TTCCCCAGGGCGAGTTGCAAACGTGGCAGAGCAAAGTCCACGAGGATGCAACGGAATTTTTCAATCTCTGTCAGAGGTACGAGTGCTATCCGGATCTGTGGGCACTGCACGAATGGAGGAATTGGCTGACGCCTACGGCCGTGTACGAGAAGCGCTTCGACACCGCCTTCTACCTGGCCTGCCTGCCGGACGTACCTCACGCCGAATACGAGGCTAAGGAAATGGAGGATCTGAAA tggGACACTCCGGAGAAGCTTTCTACGATGGGTATCACGTTCCCGCCACCGCAACAGTACGAGATCGCCAGAATGACTAAAGTGAAAAGCATAGACGAGCTTCTGGACATCGCCGTGGAACGTAATAAAGAAGGCTCGCAGTTGTATTTGCCG ATAAGTGTGTATCTAAAGGATGGCGTCATGCACGTCTTACCTAGTGACACGATGTACCCGAAAAAAGTTGAattgtttgaaaaacaaaCGATCGACAAGTCGGATATTACCACAGaggaatttcaaaaaataagtCCGTTCAAGAATAGAACTGAATTTCTTGATACGcagataaatgtaatttttactgaTAACGGCGAGGATAATCGTGTGTCATTCCCATTACCTGGATACTCGAAGATAGCGTACGGAAAAGAAGAACCTAAAAATAAGCTTTAA
- the LOC105828428 gene encoding succinate dehydrogenase assembly factor 3, mitochondrial — MASRTHVQRVRLLYKTILRLHRGLPAEVRPLGDGYVRDEFRRHKECVESEAIVFLHEWTKYAVSLAEQLGLKGPHTGQPLGRPLPEEDLEKLRDEQVCQLYELMIAATGKQDGAKEKT; from the exons ATGGCCTCCCGGACGCACGTGCAGCGCGTCAGATTACTGTACAAGACGATTTTGAGGTTACATCGCGGCCTGCCGGCCGAAGTGCGGCCTCTAGGCGACGGTTACGTCCGCGACGAGTTCCGACGGCACAAGGAATGCGTGGAGAGCGAGGCGATTGTCTTCCTCCACGAATGGACC AAGTACGCGGTGTCCCTCGCCGAGCAGCTCGGGTTGAAGGGCCCTCACACGGGACAGCCGCTCGGGCGACCTTTGCCAGAGGAGGATCTGGAGAAGCTTCGGGACGAGCAAGTGTGTCAGTTGTACGAGCTGATGATCGCGGCGACGGGGAAGCAGGACGGCGCGAAGGAGAAGACGTAG